The Miltoncostaea marina DNA window ACGCAGCGCCAGCACTGGATGCAGCGCTCGCGGTCGATCGCGATCAGCGACGACAGGTCGAGGGGCTTCGGGAAGTGGCGCTTTGGCTCGACGAAGCGGGTTTTGCCGGGACCGAAGCGGAAGGTGCGGTCCTGCAGCGGGCACTCGCCGCCCTTGTCGCACACCGGGCAGTCCAGCGGGTGGTTCTCGAGCAGGAACTCGAGCACGCCGTCCTGGCCGTCCTTCGCAAGCTCCGAGGTGGTCCGCACCACCATGTCCGGCTGCACGGGGGTGCTGCAGGCGGTCTGCAGGCCGCGCATGCCCTCGACCTCCACGAGGCACATGCGGCACGCGCCCACGGGCGGCCCGAGGCGCGGCTCGTAGCAGAAGATCGGCACCTCGACGCCGTGCGCGAACGCGGCATCGACCAGCATCGTCCCGGCCGGCGCGGTCACCTTGCGGCCGTTGAGCTCGAACTCGACCTGGCCCTCGGCGGTCAGGTCGACGGGCGCGTAGTCAGCCACCGACGGCCACCTCCATCATCGGCTCGGGTCGCGGCTCGCCGCCGTTCTCGATCGAGCGCACGAACTCGTCGCGGAAGCGCCGGATCGCGCTGCGCACCGGCAGGATGCCGGTGTCGGCCAGGGCGCAGAGCACCCGGCCGCCCATGCGGCCGGCGAGCGACTCGATCAGCTCGAGGTCCTCCATGCGGCCCTCGCCGTCGACGATCCGCTGCAGGATCTTGTCGAGCCAGATCATGCCCTCGCGGCACGGCGTGCACTTGCCGCACGACTCGTGGCGGTAGAACCTCGCCAGCCGCAGGGTCGAGTGCACGATGGAGCCGGAGTCGTCCATCACGATGCAGCCGGCCGAGCCCAGCGAGCTGCCGGCCTCGGCCAGCGCCTCGTAGTCGAGCGGGGTGTCGAGGGCCTCCTCGCCCACCACGTTGACGCTCGAGCCGCCCACCCAGGCCGCCTTGAAGCGGCGCCCGGGGCGGAGGCCGCCCGCGATGTCGAAGATCAGCTCCCGCAGCGTGGTGTCGTGCAGCACGATCTCGTAGTTGCCGGGCCGCATCACGTGGCCCGAGATCGAGAACACCTTCGTGCCCGTGCTCTTCTCGGTGCCCATCGAGGCGTACCAGTCGGGGCCGTGCTCGATGATCGGCGGCAGCGCCGAGAGCGTCTCGACGTTGTTGATGAGCGTCGGCGACGCGTAGAGCCCGGCGACCGCCGGGAAGGGCGGCTTGAGGCGCGGCTGGCCGCGCTTGCCCTCGAGGCTCTCGAGCAGCGCCGTCTCCTCGCCGCAGATGTAGGCGCCGGCGCCGCGGTAGAGCGTGATGTCGAACGCGAAGCCCGACCCGAGCACGCTGTCGCCCAGCATGCCGGCCGCGCGCGCCTGGGCGATCGCGGCGTCGAGCACGCGCGCCTGGTGCTCGTACTCGCCGCGGATGTAGATGTAGCCGCGCACCGCGCCGATCGCGTAGCCGGCGATCGTGATCCCCTCCAGCAGCTGGAAGGGGTTGGTCTCGATCAG harbors:
- the nuoF gene encoding NADH-quinone oxidoreductase subunit NuoF, giving the protein MPQRNVIYRQREAGGPLTDLSDYRRAGGYESLRTVLTTMDRDEAVYAFVRSGLRGRGGAGFPMGRKASFIPKDSPLPAYVVCNADESEPGTFKDRELIETNPFQLLEGITIAGYAIGAVRGYIYIRGEYEHQARVLDAAIAQARAAGMLGDSVLGSGFAFDITLYRGAGAYICGEETALLESLEGKRGQPRLKPPFPAVAGLYASPTLINNVETLSALPPIIEHGPDWYASMGTEKSTGTKVFSISGHVMRPGNYEIVLHDTTLRELIFDIAGGLRPGRRFKAAWVGGSSVNVVGEEALDTPLDYEALAEAGSSLGSAGCIVMDDSGSIVHSTLRLARFYRHESCGKCTPCREGMIWLDKILQRIVDGEGRMEDLELIESLAGRMGGRVLCALADTGILPVRSAIRRFRDEFVRSIENGGEPRPEPMMEVAVGG